The following are encoded in a window of Allosphingosinicella indica genomic DNA:
- a CDS encoding hemolysin family protein: MPSAPSPFPWFDVVIILLLVGLNGLFAMSELAVVSARRPRLKAMAKSGKAGANAALALGANPGRFLSTVQIGITLIGIIAGAYSGASLGGPTGERIAALGVPAELSRTLGLAVVIGLTTYASLIIGELVPKQFALRAPEPIACLVARPMQWLAKATAPLVWLLDKSSGAIFRLFGLSRESESKVTAEELHLVVAEATTAGVLEESERAIISGVVRLADRPTREVMTPRTDVDWIDASADAETIRQCLLDTPHSRLPVAEGSVDRLVGVVQSRDIVEALLEGKALDLRELMREAPVVHDRADAMDALVALRAAEVPMAFVHDEYGHFEGVVTPADLMAALAGAFASDTDIDTDPPLVERDDGSWWVSGSVSADTMADELGIDLPGDRDYATAAGFALSVLKRIPEVGEHFNFAGWRFEISDMDGRKIDKMLAAEVARKRRA; the protein is encoded by the coding sequence ATGCCGAGCGCGCCCTCTCCCTTTCCCTGGTTCGATGTCGTCATCATCCTGCTCCTCGTAGGATTGAACGGCCTCTTCGCCATGTCGGAGCTTGCCGTCGTCTCGGCACGCCGCCCGCGCCTCAAGGCGATGGCGAAATCGGGCAAGGCCGGCGCCAATGCGGCGCTCGCGCTCGGCGCCAACCCTGGCCGCTTCCTATCGACCGTTCAGATCGGCATCACGTTGATCGGCATCATCGCCGGTGCCTATTCGGGCGCCAGCCTCGGCGGGCCGACGGGCGAGCGGATCGCCGCGCTTGGCGTGCCTGCGGAGCTGTCGCGGACGCTGGGCCTTGCGGTGGTGATCGGTCTGACCACCTACGCGTCGCTGATCATCGGCGAGCTGGTGCCCAAACAGTTCGCGCTGCGCGCGCCGGAGCCCATCGCCTGCCTGGTCGCGCGGCCGATGCAGTGGCTCGCCAAGGCGACGGCGCCGCTGGTCTGGCTACTCGACAAGTCGAGCGGCGCGATCTTCCGCCTGTTCGGCCTCAGCCGCGAATCGGAAAGCAAGGTGACCGCGGAGGAACTCCACCTCGTCGTCGCCGAGGCGACTACGGCCGGTGTGCTCGAGGAAAGCGAACGCGCGATCATCTCCGGCGTCGTCCGCCTCGCCGATCGGCCGACGCGCGAGGTGATGACGCCGCGCACCGATGTCGACTGGATCGACGCCAGCGCCGATGCCGAGACGATCCGCCAGTGTCTGCTCGACACACCTCACAGCCGCCTGCCGGTCGCCGAAGGCTCGGTCGACCGCCTCGTCGGCGTCGTCCAGTCGCGCGACATCGTCGAGGCGTTGCTCGAAGGAAAGGCGCTCGATCTGCGCGAACTCATGCGCGAGGCGCCGGTGGTGCATGACCGCGCCGACGCGATGGACGCGCTGGTCGCGCTCCGCGCTGCGGAAGTGCCGATGGCATTCGTCCATGACGAATATGGCCATTTCGAAGGCGTGGTGACGCCTGCCGACCTTATGGCGGCGCTGGCCGGCGCTTTCGCCTCCGACACCGACATCGACACCGATCCGCCGCTCGTCGAGCGCGACGACGGGAGCTGGTGGGTGTCGGGGTCGGTCTCGGCCGACACGATGGCCGACGAGCTCGGCATCGATCTCCCCGGCGACCGCGATTACGCCACCGCCGCGGGGTTCGCGCTGTCGGTGCTGAAGCGGATTCCCGAAGTGGGCGAGCATTTCAATTTCGCCGGCTGGCGGTTCGAGATTTCGGACATGGACGGCCGCAAGATCGACAAGATGCTGGCCGCCGAAGTGGCCCGCAAGCGCCGTGCGTAA
- a CDS encoding nucleoside deaminase: MRIALDAARDAAIGGEVPVGAVVMLGDRVVATSRNAMRGHTDPTAHAEMVAIRAAAAALGTSRLDDCDLWVTLEPCAMCAGAIALARIGRLYFAAADPKGGAVLHGPRLFAQPTCHHAPEVYPGIGEVEAAEQLRDFFRERR; the protein is encoded by the coding sequence ATGCGCATCGCGCTCGATGCCGCGCGCGACGCGGCGATTGGCGGCGAGGTGCCGGTCGGCGCGGTGGTGATGCTGGGCGATCGCGTGGTCGCGACGTCGCGTAACGCGATGCGCGGGCACACCGACCCCACCGCCCATGCCGAAATGGTCGCGATCCGCGCGGCGGCGGCGGCGCTCGGCACGTCGCGGCTCGACGATTGTGATCTGTGGGTGACGTTGGAGCCATGCGCGATGTGCGCCGGGGCGATCGCGCTGGCGCGGATTGGGCGGCTGTACTTCGCTGCCGCCGACCCCAAGGGCGGCGCGGTGCTGCACGGCCCGCGCCTCTTCGCCCAGCCGACCTGCCATCACGCGCCCGAGGTCTATCCCGGTATTGGTGAAGTCGAGGCGGCCGAACAGCTCCGCGATTTTTTTCGGGAACGGCGCTGA
- a CDS encoding arginase family protein, which yields MTTWKSIADLIGESGDVAILGAPMDAGSVTPGRCDLAPETVRKALKRFSTYDLETGREIATAIVDRGDAAVKGLMPADGFDAIRDAVTAATKDHALTLLIGGNNAVTRPGAHGLGVPLDKVGLITLDAHFDLRETDQGPRNGNPVRCLLEDGLPGANICQIGLAPFANTGKMHRDALAAGIGVFTITDCKVRGIRAVLDEAIERLEHCEALMVDFDIDVIDRGQLPGAPGARPGGMSADMFFAAVRHLASEPRVRVADLTEFDPSLDVSDTTALTAGRWVCEMLAGFERRRAAGLSH from the coding sequence ATGACGACATGGAAATCGATTGCCGACCTGATCGGCGAAAGCGGCGACGTGGCGATCCTCGGCGCGCCGATGGATGCGGGATCGGTGACGCCTGGCCGCTGCGACCTTGCCCCCGAGACCGTGCGCAAGGCGCTCAAGCGGTTCAGCACCTACGATCTGGAGACCGGCCGCGAGATCGCGACGGCGATCGTCGATCGCGGCGATGCGGCGGTGAAGGGCTTGATGCCCGCCGACGGTTTCGACGCGATCCGCGACGCGGTGACCGCCGCCACCAAGGATCACGCGCTGACGCTCCTAATCGGCGGCAACAATGCGGTGACGCGGCCGGGCGCGCATGGCCTGGGCGTGCCGCTCGACAAAGTCGGCCTCATCACGCTCGACGCGCATTTCGATCTCCGCGAGACCGATCAGGGGCCGCGCAACGGCAATCCGGTGCGCTGCCTGCTCGAAGACGGCCTCCCCGGCGCGAACATCTGCCAGATCGGCCTCGCCCCCTTCGCCAATACCGGCAAGATGCACCGCGATGCGCTGGCGGCGGGGATCGGCGTCTTCACCATCACCGACTGCAAGGTGCGCGGCATCCGCGCGGTGCTCGACGAAGCGATCGAGCGGCTCGAGCACTGCGAAGCGCTGATGGTCGATTTCGACATCGACGTGATCGACCGCGGCCAGCTCCCCGGCGCACCGGGCGCGCGGCCAGGCGGCATGAGTGCCGACATGTTCTTCGCCGCTGTCCGCCACCTCGCGTCCGAGCCGCGCGTGCGCGTCGCCGATCTCACCGAGTTCGATCCTTCGCTCGACGTCAGCGACACCACCGCGCTCACCGCCGGCCGCTGGGTCTGCGAAATGCTTGCGGGGTTCGAGCGGCGGCGCGCGGCCGGGTTAAGCCACTAA
- a CDS encoding OmpA family protein, translated as MRMLTKRLSVVAAAAALLTTTACVTDPNTGEQRVSRAAIGAAIGAGGGYLLGDLVGGRRDRTERIIGTGVGAIAGGAIGAYMDRQEQELRRKTAGTGIEVDRNGDELVLNMPSGVTFAFDRFDIQPQFRPTLNDVAATLQDYPSTLIDVYGHTDNVGAAAYNQTLSENRARSVADYLSSRGVQSNRIATRGFGFSQPIADNRTEAGRAENRRVEIRIVPLENPRG; from the coding sequence ATGCGTATGCTTACGAAGCGTCTTTCCGTTGTCGCCGCCGCGGCGGCCCTTCTCACCACCACCGCCTGCGTCACCGATCCCAACACCGGCGAGCAGCGCGTCTCGCGCGCCGCGATCGGCGCGGCGATCGGCGCCGGCGGCGGCTATCTGCTCGGCGATCTGGTCGGCGGGCGCCGCGACCGCACCGAGCGGATCATCGGCACCGGCGTCGGCGCGATCGCCGGCGGCGCGATCGGCGCTTACATGGACCGCCAAGAGCAGGAGCTGCGCCGCAAGACCGCCGGCACCGGCATCGAGGTCGATCGCAACGGCGACGAGCTGGTGCTCAACATGCCCTCTGGCGTGACCTTCGCCTTCGACCGGTTCGACATCCAGCCGCAGTTCCGCCCGACGCTCAACGACGTCGCCGCCACGCTGCAGGATTATCCGTCGACGCTAATTGACGTTTACGGCCACACCGACAATGTCGGCGCCGCCGCCTACAACCAGACGCTTTCGGAGAATCGCGCGCGCAGCGTGGCCGATTATCTGTCGTCGCGCGGCGTGCAGTCGAACCGCATCGCGACGCGCGGCTTCGGCTTCTCGCAGCCGATCGCCGACAATCGCACCGAAGCAGGCCGCGCCGAGAACCGCCGCGTCGAAATCCGCATCGTCCCGCTAGAAAACCCGCGCGGCTGA